The stretch of DNA CAGGCAGCGCGGCGCGGCCATCGGAGAGAAAAAACACTTTGCTCATGGAAATGCCTCTTTCAAGGTCATCGTCTGGCCTACGTCGACTATCTCGTAGCCCGGCAGCAGATCGAGCTCGCCGATATAGGCCGGACTACGTATGACGGCCAGCAGTTCGCGCATGGCCGGCGTATCCATGTCGGCCTTGCGCACGGCAAAGAAATAGCGCTCGCGCGCGAGCAAAATGAACTGCAGGCCGAAGCGCTGCGCGGCGGTTTCAACACCCACTCCGGTGTCGGCCATGCCGCTGGCGATATGCGCGGCGATGGCCATGTGGGTGAACTCGCTGGTATCGTAGCCTTGCACCTGACCGGTGGACAGACCCGCACGTTCGAGCATGACCGTGATCAGATGGCGCGTGCTGGAACCGATCTGGCGGTTGACAAAGCGCACGTCGGGCCGCGCGAGATCGGCGATGCCGGTAATGCACTTGGGATTGCCGGGCTGCACGAAAAGGCCGGTGCTGCGCACCGCCAGATGGATCAATATGTGTTCGTCGGCGTTCAGCCAGGGGCGATAGTCTTCGAGTATGGCCGCCTCGAATTCGCCGCAGGGCACCTGAAAACCCGCCAGATCGCACTCGCTGCGCTTGAGCGAAGCCAGGGCCTCGACGGCGGTCCGATAGCGCAATTCCAGACCCGGGCCATTGCTGCTCACATGCCGCATCATGGCCTCGACCGCGAAACCGTGGCTGGCATGCAGCCGCAGATGCGGCGCGGCGCGCGGCAACAGACGTTCGAGTTCTTCCTGCAATTCGGAGGCCATGCTTTCGAGCGTGGGCGCCAGACGCGCCTCGATGCGCCGGTTGGCCCACAGCAGGCGCTGGGCGAATTCGGACAACTGTGTGCCTTGGCGCCGCCGCGTAATGAGCAGCGGCGTACCGAAAACGCTCTCGAACCGCCGCAGCACACCCCAGGCATGCCGGTAGGACAAGCCACAGGCCCGACAGGCGCCGGCAATGTGACCGGTGGTATCGATGGCCGACAGCAAGGACAGGACGCTGCCCAAAGACAGGTCTTGTTCGTTTTGCGCACCGTCCAGCGACCATTGCGGGCGCAGATTCAACTGGAACTTATATGTCATTTATTTCTTATTGAGTGCGAAAAAGAAGCAGATTAAGGTGTGAGAATAAACACAACCTGTAATATTAATATGTTGTTTCTACCATATTAATTCGCTTCAGGCATCCCAATGAAAAGCCGCAAGCCCCCACTTTCAAGCGGCCCCGGTTCAGGAGACCCGACGATGCATGACCGAACCGTCGTCAACGACATCGTGACCCGCCTGCGCGATAAGCCCGGCGCACTGCTGCCGATTCTGCACGCGGTTCAGCACGAATTGGGCCATATCCCGCCCGATGCCGTGCCCGAAATCGCCGCAGCGCTAAACCTGTCGCGCGCCGAAGTCCATGGCGTGATCACTTTTTATCCACATTTTCGCAGCGAACCCGGCGCGCGCCACACGCTGGAAGTCTGCCGCGCGGAATCCTGCCAGGCCATGGGCGCAGAAGCCCTGGCCGGCCACGCCCGCGCGCGCCTGGGCTGCGACTTTCATGCCGTCAGTGCCGACGGCGCCTTCGCGCTCGAGCCGGTGTACTGCCTGGGCCTGTGCGCGCAGTCGCCCGCCGTGATGCTCGACGGCCAGCCTCACGCGCGCGTTACCGCGGCCCGGCTGGACCGCCTGCTCGAGGCGGCGCGCACGGCGCCTGCCCAAGACGAGGCCCGCTCATGAACACTGCCGTAAAGATTTATGTGCCGCGCGATGCCGCCGCGCTGGCCGTGGACGCCGACGCAGTGGCCCAGGCTATCGCGCGCGAAGCGCAAAAACGCGGCCTGGACATTACCTTGGTGCGCAATGGTTCGCGCGGGCTGTTGTGGCTCGAACCCTTGGTCGAGATTGCCGCAACACAAGGCCGCGTGGCCTACGGCCCGGTTCGGCCCGAGGACGTGCCCGGTCTTTTCGATGCCGGCTGGCTGCAGGGCGACGCGCATGCGCTGTGTCATGGACTGACCGAAGACATTGCTTATCTCAAGGACCAGGAACGCCTGACTTTTGCCCGCGTGGGCATCACCGATCCTTTGTCGCTGGAGGACTACGCAGCCCATGGTGGTTTGAAGGGCATACAGCGCGCGCTGGCGATCACGCCCGCGCAGATCGTCGACGAAGTATTGAACTCGGGCCTGCGCGGCCGCGGCGGCGCGGCCTTTCCCACGGGCATCAAGTGGAAGACCGTGCTGGCCGCCAACGCGGCGCAGAAGTACGTGGTGTGCAACGCCGACGAGGGCGATTCGGGCACGTTCGCCGACCGCATGCTGATGGAGGGCGACCCCTATGTGCTGATCGAGGGCATGGCGATCTGCGGCCTGGCCGTGGGCGCCACGCAGGGCTACATCTATGTGCGCTCGGAATACCCGCACGCCATTGCCGCGCTCGAGCAGGCCATCGTCCGCGCACGGCAGGCGGGCTGGCTGGGGGCGGACATCCACGGCAGCGGCAGGACCTTCGAACTGGAAGTGCGCAAAGGCGCCGGCGCCTATATTTGCGGCGAGGAGACCTCGCTGCTGGAAAGCCTGGAAGGCAAGCGCGGCGTGGTGCGCGCCAAGCCGCCGCTGCCCGCCATACAGGGCCTGTTCGGGCAGCCCACCGTCATCAACAATGTGATCTCCCTGGCGTCGGTACCCATCATCCTGGCGCGCGGCGCGCACTACTACCGCGACTATGGTGTCGGCCGCTCACACGGCACCCTGCCCTTCCAGCTGGCCGGCAATCTCAAGCAGGGTGGCCTGGTCGAGAAGGCATTTGGCCTTACGCTGCGCGAACTGCTCTACGGCTTCGGCGGTGGCTCCGCCTCGGGCCGGCCGCTGCGCGCGGTGCAGGTGGGCGGGCCGCTGGGGGCCTACCTGCCCGAATCGCAATGGGACGTGCCGCTCGACTATGAAGCTTATGTGGGCATTTCGGCCATGATCGGCCACGGCGGCCTGGTGGCATTCGACGATACCGTGAACATGGCGCGCATGGCGCGCTATGCCATGGAGTTCTGCGCGGTCGAATCGTGCGGCAAGTGCACGCCCTGCCGTATCGGTTCCACGCGCGGCGTCGAGACCATCGACAAGATCATCGCCGACGGCCCGCAGCGCGAACAGCATGTGCAGTTGCTGCGGGATCTGTGCGACACCATGCTGGCAGGCTCGCTGTGCGCGTTGGGCGGAATGGCGCCCTACCCGGTGCTGTCTGCGCTGAACCATTACCCCGAAGATTTCGGCGTTGCCGCTTCATGCAACGCGGCGCCCGCCGCATAATCGCGCCCCCCAAGGAGACACCCTCATGTTGGAAACCGTCGTCAAGCGCGACCGCGACCTGGGCACCCCGGCACGCGTCTCGCAGCAACGCGTCACCCTGACTATAGACGGGCAGACCATCTCGGTGCCCGAAGGCACCTCGGTCATGCGCGCCGCGGCCGAGGCAGGCATCAACATTCCCAAACTGTGCGCCACCGACAGCCTGGAAGCCTTCGGCTCGTGCCGGCTGTGCCTGGTGCAGATCGAGGGTCGGCGCGGCTATCCCGCCTCGTGCACCACCCCTGTCGAAAACGGCATGGTGGTACGCACGGAAACGCCCAAGCTGCACGAGCTGCGCCGCGGCGTGATGGAACTCTACATTTCCGACCACCCGCTGGACTGCCTGACCTGCCCGGCCAACGGCGACTGCGAGCTGCAGGACATGGCCGGCGTGGTGGGTCTGCGCAATGTGCGCTACGGCTACGATGGCGCCAACCACCTGCAGGATGCCAAGGACGAATCCAACCCCTACTTCAGCTACGACCCATCCAAGTGCATCGTCTGCAACCGCTGCGTGCGGGCCTGCGAAGAGACCCAGGGCACCTACGCCCTGACGATCTCGGGCAAGGGCTTCGATTCGCGCGTGGCGGCCGGCCAGAGCGAGCCTTTCCTGGACAGCGAGTGCGTATCCTGCGGCGCCTGCGTGCAGGCCTGCCCCACCTCGACCCTGCAGGAAAAGACCGTCATCATGATGGGCCAGGCCGAGCATTCGGTGGTGACCACCTGCGCCTATTGCGGCGTGGGCTGCGGTTTCAAGGCCGAGATGAAGGGCGAGGAAGTGGTGCGCATGGTGCCGTGGAAAGACGGCCAGGCCAATCGCGGCCACTCCTGCGTAAAGGGGCGCTTTGCCTGGGGCTACACCACGCACAAGGACCGCGTGCTCAAACCCATGATACGCAAGCGCATCACCGATCCCTGGCAGGAAGTCTCTTGGGAGGCGGCGATCAGCCATGCGGCTTCGGAATTTCGTCGCATCCAGGCCACGCATGGGCGCGATGCGGTGGGCGGCATCACCTCATCGCGCTGCACAAACGAGGAGACCTGGCTGGTGCAGAAACTGGTGCGCGCCGCCTTCGGCACCAACAACGTCGACACCTGCGCGCGTGTCTGCCACTCCCCAACCGGCTACGGGCTGAAGCAGACCATGGGCGAATCGGCCGGCACACAGACCTTCGACTCGGTCATGCATACCGACGTGGTGATCGTCATGGGCGCCAACCCCAGCAGCGGCCACCCGGTATTCGCCTCGCGCCTGAAGCGGCGCCTGCGCCAGGGTGCGAAGCTGATCGTGATCGACCCACGACGCATCGAACTGGTCGACGCGCCGCATGTCAAGGCCGACTACCACCTGCCGCTGCGCCCCGGCACCAACACCGCGCTGCTGTCGTCGATGGCGCACGTGATCGTCACCGAAGGACTGGTGGACGAGGCTTTCGTGGCCGAGCGCTGCGAGGCCAAGTCA from Bordetella sp. FB-8 encodes:
- a CDS encoding NADH-quinone oxidoreductase subunit NuoF encodes the protein MNTAVKIYVPRDAAALAVDADAVAQAIAREAQKRGLDITLVRNGSRGLLWLEPLVEIAATQGRVAYGPVRPEDVPGLFDAGWLQGDAHALCHGLTEDIAYLKDQERLTFARVGITDPLSLEDYAAHGGLKGIQRALAITPAQIVDEVLNSGLRGRGGAAFPTGIKWKTVLAANAAQKYVVCNADEGDSGTFADRMLMEGDPYVLIEGMAICGLAVGATQGYIYVRSEYPHAIAALEQAIVRARQAGWLGADIHGSGRTFELEVRKGAGAYICGEETSLLESLEGKRGVVRAKPPLPAIQGLFGQPTVINNVISLASVPIILARGAHYYRDYGVGRSHGTLPFQLAGNLKQGGLVEKAFGLTLRELLYGFGGGSASGRPLRAVQVGGPLGAYLPESQWDVPLDYEAYVGISAMIGHGGLVAFDDTVNMARMARYAMEFCAVESCGKCTPCRIGSTRGVETIDKIIADGPQREQHVQLLRDLCDTMLAGSLCALGGMAPYPVLSALNHYPEDFGVAASCNAAPAA
- the fdhF gene encoding formate dehydrogenase subunit alpha codes for the protein MLETVVKRDRDLGTPARVSQQRVTLTIDGQTISVPEGTSVMRAAAEAGINIPKLCATDSLEAFGSCRLCLVQIEGRRGYPASCTTPVENGMVVRTETPKLHELRRGVMELYISDHPLDCLTCPANGDCELQDMAGVVGLRNVRYGYDGANHLQDAKDESNPYFSYDPSKCIVCNRCVRACEETQGTYALTISGKGFDSRVAAGQSEPFLDSECVSCGACVQACPTSTLQEKTVIMMGQAEHSVVTTCAYCGVGCGFKAEMKGEEVVRMVPWKDGQANRGHSCVKGRFAWGYTTHKDRVLKPMIRKRITDPWQEVSWEAAISHAASEFRRIQATHGRDAVGGITSSRCTNEETWLVQKLVRAAFGTNNVDTCARVCHSPTGYGLKQTMGESAGTQTFDSVMHTDVVIVMGANPSSGHPVFASRLKRRLRQGAKLIVIDPRRIELVDAPHVKADYHLPLRPGTNTALLSSMAHVIVTEGLVDEAFVAERCEAKSFREWREFAARPENSPEAMEAITGVPARDVRGAARLYATGGNGSIYYGLGVTEHSQGSTTVMAIANLAMATGNIGREGVGVNPLRGQNNVQGSCDMGSFPHELPGYRHVSDDAARAQFEADWGVVLQPEPGLRLPNMFDAAMAGSFKGLYCQGEDIVQSDPDTQHVAAALSAMECIVVQDLFLTETAKYAHVFLPGSSFLEKDGTFTNAERRISRVRKVMAPRSGMADWEITIALSNALGYCMHYRDPGEIMDEIARLTPTFAGVSYEKIDRLGSLQWPCTDEAPEGTPTMHIDEFVRGKGRFMITRYVPSDERSTRRFPLLLTTGRILSQYNVGAQTRRTANVAWHSEDVLEIHPQDAEDRGVIEGDWVGIASRAGQTVLRATLTTRVQPGVVYTTFHFPESGANVVTTDNSDWATNCPEYKVTAVQVTRVTQPSEWQRQWSRFEDIQQKLLNERSRENASAIAGK
- a CDS encoding formate dehydrogenase subunit gamma encodes the protein MHDRTVVNDIVTRLRDKPGALLPILHAVQHELGHIPPDAVPEIAAALNLSRAEVHGVITFYPHFRSEPGARHTLEVCRAESCQAMGAEALAGHARARLGCDFHAVSADGAFALEPVYCLGLCAQSPAVMLDGQPHARVTAARLDRLLEAARTAPAQDEARS
- a CDS encoding substrate-binding domain-containing protein, which encodes MTYKFQLNLRPQWSLDGAQNEQDLSLGSVLSLLSAIDTTGHIAGACRACGLSYRHAWGVLRRFESVFGTPLLITRRRQGTQLSEFAQRLLWANRRIEARLAPTLESMASELQEELERLLPRAAPHLRLHASHGFAVEAMMRHVSSNGPGLELRYRTAVEALASLKRSECDLAGFQVPCGEFEAAILEDYRPWLNADEHILIHLAVRSTGLFVQPGNPKCITGIADLARPDVRFVNRQIGSSTRHLITVMLERAGLSTGQVQGYDTSEFTHMAIAAHIASGMADTGVGVETAAQRFGLQFILLARERYFFAVRKADMDTPAMRELLAVIRSPAYIGELDLLPGYEIVDVGQTMTLKEAFP